From the genome of Ahaetulla prasina isolate Xishuangbanna chromosome 15, ASM2864084v1, whole genome shotgun sequence, one region includes:
- the MN1 gene encoding transcriptional activator MN1, which translates to MFALDPFDPHGGGGSGRSGVPGERGGGGFGPGAGSQFKPSPFHGGSSSGGGEPASVNALAEPSSTLLAMNLTLSGEGYGGFHGPRGGPPELGQAQPIHGFFGSPPPGPAAHQQSQPPVSHFGGGFGTEPSASCLHGGRLLGYSGGQQAFAADGGYEQHLADGQAGGDGFGQQRAGPLQDFQPPPPPPHHLHNPGVPAPCLPLDQSPNRAASFHGLPGAASSEPHGLDSQRRLPSQGAAAVDALEYSYANSESHFDLPVFSSSEAEGQLPQYGSGRQAAPPGGGNFPGHSAALPRVPGSLGKVPSQQSPHGVFFDRFGGARKMSLGLEPGLSAGRHHLVQQQPPPSALLARQNSCPPALPRPQQCPEGSAANANLQDGGAPISQHGQFEYPIHRLENRGLQHHPHHSQQQQHQQHPYVPGEPLFNVPHQHQQHQHQQPPNQRLQHFDAPTYVNLPKRPRFDSWSGGGGAGMHGAAALESHLSPSAAYPGLPGDFTPPVPEHFPPPPGSDPQAALQQRQNAALMIKQMAATRGQAQRLRPPGLQQVSHHQHPHGAGGHGHHQSPHQHPGEAAFEAQEGAWFPPPHPPAGSGDLLFRPGMGGLQEPPPPPALRMSSGAEGHVPSPGGLQGQFGLSPPSERRPSHPDFASQAQSFPFGGPSRQATPHSASPGSFGPPTDFQSSAPPPSQPRPSPASSKLGALSLGSFPKGGVGAPPGSAGPKESSGLFGQSCLAALSTACQNMIASLGAPNLNVTFGKKGAAAAVGGGAGGEGAKRSKLSPAEAAETNGAGSQPSLPAATVPAGESGLSPNYSPGSGPEAKAGSGRGRGRRKRDSGHVSPAAGATSGAGGFFEKYGPTSGVESGSPGQGGERSGGTPHLHEPPKALSSPPSTWAKGGGGGDLLLPPPPEQADLLPSLDQAESCSPRGGGGGGDFPGEAENEDEVSSSSDNQGAKGCPAGRSPLQPPGRPVDHPLLNGQKASALAQLGLHGGGSGSSTATSSPESYGAGPPGPVQEEIHPLEILQAQIQLQRQQFSISEDQPLGLKSAKKGPEGSGGGQNGDSGELSSCCEGAGAKGAVSTIDLESLMAEHSATWYLPGDKALLDGEPDEKVLVPWEKAKAPTAGKEAHDLPSSKALAPAQTGSHLQCLSVHCTDDMGDAKGRTAVPTWRSLHSDISNRFGTFVAALT; encoded by the coding sequence ATGTTCGCGCTGGATCCGTTCGACCCAcacggcggcggcggctcaggcAGGAGCGGGGTGCCGGGTGAGCGGGGCGGCGGCGGCTTTGGGCCGGGCGCGGGCTCCCAGTTCAAGCCGTCGCCATTTCACGGCGGAAGTAGCAGCGGCGGCGGAGAACCGGCGTCCGTCAATGCCCTGGCCGAGCCCTCTTCGACCCTACTGGCCATGAACCTGACCTTGTCCGGGGAAGGCTACGGCGGTTTCCACGGCCCCCGCGGCGGCCCTCCGGAGCTGGGCCAGGCCCAGCCGATCCACGGATTCTTCGGCAGCCCGCCGCCTGGCCCGGCCGCCCACCAGCAGAGCCAACCACCGGTCTCGCACTTCGGCGGCGGCTTCGGGACCGAACCCAGCGCTTCCTGCCTGCACGGCGGGCGCCTCCTCGGCTATTCGGGAGGCCAGCAGGCGTTCGCGGCGGACGGCGGCTACGAGCAGCATCTGGCGGACGGCCAGGCGGGCGGGGATGGCTTCGGACAGCAGAGGGCGGGACCCCTCCAGGACTTccagccgccaccgccgccgccgcatcATCTTCATAATCCCGGCGTGCCGGCCCCATGCCTGCCGCTTGACCAGTCGCCGAACCGCGCTGCTTCCTTCCACGGCCTGCCGGGAGCCGCCTCCTCAGAACCGCACGGCCTGGACTCGCAGAGGCGGCTGCCGAGCCAAGGGGCGGCCGCGGTAGATGCCCTGGAATATAGTTACGCGAACAGCGAGAGCCATTTCGACTTGCCCGTTTTCTCGTCGTCAGAGGCCGAGGGGCAGCTGCCGCAGTACGGATCCGGACGACAGGCGGCTCCGCCGGGAGGCGGCAATTTCCCTGGGCACTCGGCGGCCTTGCCCCGAGTGCCGGGATCCCTGGGGAAGGTTCCCAGCCAACAGTCCCCTCACGGCGTCTTCTTCGATCGCTTCGGCGGCGCTCGCAAAATGTCTCTGGGGCTGGAGCCGGGCCTGAGCGCCGGAAGGCACCACCTGGTTCAGCAACAGCCGCCGCCCTCGGCTCTCCTGGCCAGACAGAATTCCTGCCCGCCGGCGTTGCCGCGGCCACAGCAGTGCCCAGAGGGTAGCGCCGCCAACGCCAATCTGCAAGACGGCGGGGCCCCGATTTCGCAGCACGGCCAGTTCGAGTATCCCATCCATCGGCTGGAGAACCGGGGCCTGCAGCACCACCCCCACCACTCCCAGCAGCAGCAACATCAGCAACATCCCTACGTCCCGGGAGAGCCGCTTTTCAACGTGCCTCaccagcaccagcagcaccagcacCAGCAGCCGCCCAACCAGCGGTTGCAGCACTTCGACGCGCCTACCTACGTGAACCTCCCCAAGAGGCCCCGTTTCGATTCGTGGAGCGGTGGCGGCGGCGCGGGCATGCACGGGGCGGCCGCCTTGGAGAGCCACCTGTCGCCCTCCGCGGCCTATCCTGGCCTGCCGGGGGACTTCACGCCGCCGGTGCCCGAGCATTTTCCGCCGCCGCCGGGCTCGGATCCCCAAGCGGCTCTGCAGCAGCGCCAGAACGCGGCGCTGATGATCAAGCAGATGGCGGCCACCCGCGGCCAAGCTCAGCGCCTCCGTCCGCCCGGCCTGCAGCAGGTCAGCCACCACCAACACCCACACGGTGCCGGCGGCCACGGCCATCACCAGTCCCCGCACCAACACCCGGGCGAGGCCGCCTTCGAGGCGCAGGAAGGTGCTTGGTTCCCTCCCCCTCATCCTCCCGCGGGCAGCGGAGATTTACTGTTCCGGCCGGGAATGGGCGGGTTgcaggagccgccgccgccgccggccctGCGGATGTCCTCCGGGGCCGAAGGACACGTCCCCTCGCCAGGCGGCCTGCAAGGTCAGTTTGGCTTGAGCCCGCCGTCGGAGCGGCGGCCGAGCCACCCAGACTTCGCGTCGCAGGCTCAGAGCTTTCCTTTTGGGGGGCCCAGCCGCCAGGCCACCCCGCACAGCGCTTCACCCGGATCCTTTGGGCCGCCGACGGACTTTCAGAGCTCTGCACCCCCTCCGTCGCAGCCCCGGCCCTCCCCGGCCAGCAGCAAACTGGGCGCGCTCTCGCTAGGCTCCTTCCCCAAAGGGGGTGTCGGGGCGCCGCCCGGGAGCGCGGGCCCCAAGGAGAGCAGCGGCCTCTTCGGACAGAGCTGCCTGGCAGCGCTCTCCACCGCCTGCCAGAACATGATCGCCAGCCTGGGTGCGCCCAACCTCAACGTCACCTTCGGCAAGAAGGGCGCCGCTGCGGCGGTAGGCGGTGGGGCCGGCGGGGAGGGCGCCAAGCGGAGCAAGCTGAGCCCCGCAGAGGCTGCCGAGACAAACGGCGCAGGGTCGCAGCCTTCCCTCCCGGCCGCGACGGTTCCTGCCGGCGAAAGCGGCCTCTCCCCCAACTACTCCCCTGGATCTGGCCCCGAGGCCAAAGCGGGAAGCGGACGAGGCAGGGGACGCAGGAAACGAGACAGCGGCCACGTCAGTCCGGCCGCCGGGGCGACCAGCGGGGCGGGCGGCTTCTTTGAGAAGTATGGCCCGACATCGGGCGTAGAGAGCGGCAGCCCCGGACAAGGCGGAGAGCGAAGCGGCGGCACCCCCCATCTTCACGAGCCCCCCAAGGCGTTGAGTTCTCCGCCTTCCACCTGGGCcaagggcggcggcggcggcgacctcCTCCTCCCGCCTCCTCCAGAACAGGCcgatctccttccttccctggacCAGGCGGAATCCTGCTCCCcgcgcggtggcggcggcggcggagactTCCCCGGCGAGGCGGAAAACGAGGATGAGGTGTCTTCCAGTTCCGACAACCAGGGCGCCAAAGGGTGTCCCGCCGGGCGCAGCCCGCTTCAGCCGCCCGGCCGCCCAGTCGACCACCCGCTCCTGAATGGACAGAAGGCGTCGGCCCTGGCTCAGCTGGGCCTgcacggcggcggcagcggcagcagcacgGCGACCTCCAGCCCTGAGAGCTACGGCGCCGGTCCCCCCGGCCCGGTGCAGGAGGAGATTCACCCGCTGGAGATCCTGCAAGCGCAGATCCAGCTGCAGCGGCAGCAGTTCAGCATCTCCGAGGACCAGCCGCTGGGCCTCAAAAGCGCAAAGAAGGGCCCCGAAGGCTCGGGCGGGGGCCAGAACGGCGACAGCGGCGAGCTGAGCAGCTGTTGCGAGGGCGCCGGAGCCAAGGGCGCGGTGAGCACCATCGACCTGGAATCTTTGATGGCCGAGCACTCCGCCACGTGGTACCTGCCTGGagacaaagccctcctggacggGGAGCCCGACGAGAAGGTCCTGGTGCCTTGGGAGAAAGCGAAGGCGCCCACGGCCGGCAAGGAAG
- the PITPNB gene encoding phosphatidylinositol transfer protein beta isoform — protein sequence MRVRLLPAGKMVLVKEFRVVLPCSVQEYQVGQLYSVAEASKNETGGGEGIQVLTNEPYEKDGEKGQYTHKIYHLKSKVPGFVRMFAPEGSLVFHEKAWNAYPYCRTVVTNEYMKEDFFIKIETWHKADLGTSDNVHDLDPNTWKNVEVVHIDIADRNQVEPGDYKADEDPALFQSVKTKRGPLGTDWKKELAAAEDCPKMCAYKLVTIKFKWWGLQNKIENFIQKQEKRIFTNFHRQLFCWIDRWIDLTMEDIRRMEDETQRELEAMRKKGCVRGTLAASA from the exons ATGCGCGTTAGGCTGCTGCCTGCGGGGAAAATGGTGCTCGTCAAGGAATT CCGCGTGGTCCTGCCGTGCTCGGTGCAGGAG TACCAGGTCGGACAGCTCTACTCCGTGGCCGAAGCCAGCAAAAACGAGACGGGAGGCGGAGAAGGCATCCAGGTCTTGACCAACGAGCCTTACGAGAAGGATGGGGAGAAGGGCCAGTACACACACAAGATCTACCACCTGAAGAG CAAAGTGCCTGGCTTTGTACGGATGTTCGCTCCAGAAGGCTCCCTAGTATTTCACGAAAAAGCCTGGAATGCATATCCTTATTGTAGAACAG TCGTTACA AATGAATACATGAAAGAGGATTTTTTTATCAAAATTGAGACTTGGCATAAGGCTGACTTGGGCACATCAGACAAT GTCCATGACTTGGATCCCAATACATGGAAAAACGTGGAAGTTGTTCATATCGATATAGCAGACAGAAACCAAGTGGAGCCTGGA GACTACAAAGCTGATGAAGACCCTGCATTGTTCCAGTCGGTCAAAACTAAAAGAGGCCCTTTGGGGACGGACTGGAAG AAGGAGTTGGCAGCGGCTGAAGATTGTCCCAAGATGTGTGCTTACAAGCTGGTGACCATCAAGTTTAAGTGGTGGGGATTGCAGAATAAAATTGAGAATTTCATTCAGAAG caagaaaagAGGATATTCACCAACTTCCATCGGCAGCTTTTCTGCTGGATCGACCGATGGATCGACCTGACGATGGAAGACATCCGGCGAATGGAGGATGAAACCCAAAGAGAGCTGGAGGCG ATGCGTAAGAAGGGTTGTGTTCGAGGAACATTGGCTGCCAGCGCCTAG